A segment of the Leptospiraceae bacterium genome:
ATTTTAGCAATAATCAAAAAAATCGAAGAGCACTCTGCAAGGCTTGTTATAGGTGGAATTAACCCTAGAATCCAAATGATTTTGCAATTAATCGATTTGAATAGCCAAGTAGAAATTTTTTCTTCCGTCGAAAAAGCCATTGATTCATGGTGATACGTTAATCGCGATAATTTGACAGAAATAAACTAAATTATAATTATTCTGTACTTTATTTCTTTATAAAATTCTTTTCAATTAATCCCCATTTTTCATAAAGGCAGTATGCAAAAGATTATATTTCCAAAGGATTTTATTTGGGGTACTGCAACTGCTGCCTACCAAATCGAAGGTGGATACAACCAAGACGGAAAAGGGCTTTCTGTGTGGGACGATTTTACTCATAAAAAAGGAAAAATCAAAAACGGGGATAATGGCGATATAACCTGTGATCATTACAATCGTTATAAAGAAGATGTAAGTCTTATGAAAACACTTGGTTACGGTGCCTATAGGTTTTCGATTGCGTGGACTCGAATTTTACCAGACGGAAAAGGAAGTATTAACCAAAAGGGTTTAGATTTTTATGATAGACTAGTCGATGAGCTCTTAAAGAAAAAAATAAATCCGCATATAACTTTGTTTCATTGGGATTTGCCATTAGCCTTAGAAAAAGAGGGTGGTTGGTACAACCGAAAAACTTCCGAATACTTTGGTGATTACACAGAAATAGTAGTTAAAAAGTTAGGAGATCGAGTAAAAAATTGGATTACATTAAATGAACCTTGGGTTGTTTTTGTATGCGGTTATTTGTTAAAAGTATTTCCGCCAGGAGTGTTTAGACCTTTTTCTGCATTTAAAGTTGCGCATAATCTATTGTTGGCGCATGGGATCGGACTAGCTCGGATTAAGTCTTTGTATCCAAAATCTTCGGTCGGGATAACAAATGCATTAACTCCTGTCCACAACTATCGATTAACAGAAGAACCAAAATCCACTCTTCGTGCGGATGCGATCATCAATCGTCTTTGGTTAGATCCAATTTACAAAGGAAAATATCCTGATATTATTTCTTCATTTGTTGAATCTCAAAACAAAGGAAATATTTTTCCGGAGGATATGAAACTTATTTCCGGAAAAACTGATTTTTTAGGTGTTAATAATTATTCCCGTACTATTGTTAAATTTTTTCCTTTTCCAATTTATAACTTCCGGCCTGTGAATCCTTCTTACAAAGGAGTAGAATTTACAAGCATGGGTTGGGAAATTTATCCACAAGGGTTACTCGAACTTATGCGTATGATTCGAACTGACTATGGTAATCCTCCTGTTCACATTACTGAGAATGGCGTTTCTTTTTATGAATCTCCGGCGGCTAACGGTATTGTAGAGGATAATGATAGAATTTCTTTTTTACAGGATTATCTATCCTATCTTCACAAAGCTATTTTGGAAGGTTCTGATATTCGCGGTTATTTTGTTTGGTCTTTTATGGATAATTTTGAGTGGGCAGAAGGTTTTGCTAAAACGTTTGGTTTGGTTCACATTGACCGAAATTCTCTTAACCGTACACCTAAACTCAGCGCAAAATGGTATTCTAAAGTTGTGAAGGAAAATGGATTTGTTTATGGAAGTTAAAGAATAAAGGATATAGTATGTATTTTAGATTAATTTTTGTATTAGTTTTTCTTTTTGTTTCTTGTGCTAGCGCACGAAGAGAAGTTCGGATGGAAGTGCATGGCGCAAGTTACTGTGTATCTTCTCAGATTCATTTTCAATCACCTCTTCCTACTGATAGCGAAGTGGAAAAAATTATGAACGATCCAGAGTTAAATGCTCGTTTTTCGCCAAAATCAATTCGACTTGCTATTGCTTATGGAATTTCTGACGATTTGAAAGAATATGTCAAGTTAGAACAAAAAAATAAACTTTCTAAATCTGCGCGTCCTTCACCCGAGTTCGTTTCTTTGGAAAGTAAAATTTATAGAAGAATACAACTTATGAGTATGGACGTAGTAGCAACTGCTTCTGAATTCAGATGTTATGTAGATAGATTTACAGAAATTGTAAACCAAATGAAATCATTAGAAGACGATATTGTTGAGACTAATACTCTTTATGCGATACTCACGGGTGCATTTTTTGCACTCATTCAGGGTGGAACAGTTTATAATGATCCTGCGACTGTTGTTGCTACTGTAGCCGGCGGGGTTTTAGTTACGTATTTTAGTTATAGAGCCTATCGTCCAAATATTACGATTGAGTTTAAACCAAAATCTACAAATCTAAAAGAACTTTGGTATAAAGCGGAAGTCAGTAAAAATTATTCTACCGCAATGTGGTTTATCATGACAAAAAATATCATAAAAGGTGAACCTCCAATTCGCGATTTGGTTGTGAAAAGATGGACTGAAAACGGATTTTTAGGATCGGATGAAAAAGAAGACAGAGATCGCCATATCAATTTATTCTTTGGGGAAGGGGGGGTTAGTACTTTGCAAAATATTTCGAATCGGAAAGAAATGAATAATGAATTGAAAGGACTCATTCAACTCATTGAACAAGATGTAAATGGGTTTCAAATTGAATTGGTTTCAGGAGCTAAGGGATAATAAATTTTTTCTATTCCGCAGCTTTTTAATCTTGTTTACATGTGCGTGAGCTGGTTACTCATCTATTCCGTAATGATAATGGGTTATTGTTAAAACCCATTATCATTCATTTAAAAAAGCCTTTACAATCAATATTTACATGACCAATTTCAATTCTAACTAGAAACTTGTTTAGGACAAAGGAATTCTATGTTTCATAAAATTAAATACGATTTTCCCGCGAGTATTGTAGTTTTTTTAGTCGCGTTACCATTATGTTTAGGTGTAGCGTTAGCTTCGGGAGCACCTTTACTTTCTGGATTAATTTCAGGAATTGTAGGAGGAATTATTGTAGGACTTCTCAGCGGCTCTCATACAAGTGTAAGTGGTCCGGCTGCTGGTTTGACTGCAGTAGTATTGAGTTCCATCAATGAACTCGGAAGTTTTGAAGTTTTTTTGGCTTCTGTAGTTTTAGCAGGTATTTTCCAAGTAATATTTGGCGTATTTAGAGGTGGATTTATTTCTGCTTATATTCCTTCCAATGTGATTAAAGGGTTATTAGCCGCTATTGGGATTATTTTGATTTTAAAACAAATTCCACATGCGGTAGGATTCGACATTGACGCGGAGGATGATTTTTCGTTTTTACAACCGGATGGCGAAAATACTTTTTCAGAACTTTTAAAAGTAGTTTACTATGTATTACCCGGAGCACTCATTATTAGTTCCATTTCGTTAGTTATTTTGTATGTATGGGACAGAACACCACTCAAAAAGTTTCGCTATTTTCCTTCTTCCCTTTTTGTAGTTTTGTTAGGAGTAGGGCTAAATCAATTTTTTATTCAATTTATTCCTGAATTGATAATTGAACAAACTCATCTCGTAAATATTCCAAAGATAAATGTTAGAGAATTAGAAAGTATATTAAAGTATCCAGATTTCTCACAGATTACGAATTATAAAGTTTGGACAGTTGCCTATACAGTCGCCATCATCGCTTCTCTGGAAACTCTTTTGAATTTGGAGGCGGTAGACAATATTGATCCACAAAAAAGACATTCGCCACCGAATCGGGAACTAGTAGCACAGGGGATTGGAAATATTTTTTCGGGGATAATGGGTGGTATCCCTGTCACATCTGTAATCGTTAGAAGTTCCATAAATATCCAATCTGGAAATAGAAGTAAGGTATCAAGTATACTTCATGGATTTTTTTTACTTGTAAGTGTATTGTCCATTTCGCGTATTTTAAATTTAATACCGTTGTCTTCTCTTGCTGCAATTCTTATTTTTACTGGTTATAAACTCGCAAAAATTTCTTTATTTAAAGAAATGTATTTAAAAGGGAAAAATCAATTTTTCCCTTTTGTTGCAACGATTATTGCAATTGTATTTACTGATCTTTTAATAGGTATTTTAATTGGCCTAGCAATTAGTATTGCATTTATACTTCGAAATAATTATCGAAATCCTTTTACTGTTGAAAAAAAACAACTTCATGTAGGTGAAACACTTCGGTTAGAATTATCCAATCAAGCTACTTTTTTGAATAAGGCTACTATTAAAGATACTCTTTGGCATGTACCGGCAGGATCGCGAGTAATAATTGATGCAAGTTATTGTGATTATGTTGACCATGATATTTTGGAATTAATTCAGGATTTTCAAAATACAGTGGGACCTGAAAAAAATATACAAGTAAATGTAATTGGAATTCGAGACAAATACCAATTAACCGATAATATTCAATTTGTAAATGTTCTGGATAAAAAAGGTCAAGAAAAGTTGACTCCGGATGACGTTTTAGAAATTTTAAAACATGGTAATTTACGGTTTGTAGAAGGACAAAAAACGGAAAAATACTACAAACACCAAGTAAACGCTACGTCAGACGGACAATATCCAATGGCAGTAGTTTTGAGTTGTATTGATTCGCGAACTTCGCCTGAAATAATTTTAGATGCTGGTCTAGGGGATTTGGTATCTATCCGTATAGCTGGAAATATTATTAACGATGAAATCTTAGGAAGTATCGAAATTGCCTGCGAAAAATTAGGGACAAAACTCATTGTTGTTATGGGTCACTCTAAGTGTGGAGCAATCAAGTTAGCTGCAAATTCAGTTCGTACAGGGAAAATTTCTGCAATTACCGACAAAATTGAATTGGCAATTTCTCAGTGTGATCATCAGTTGAATCAATCCTCGGAACAACGGATAGATACTATATCTTGGTTAAATGTACATAATTCAGTCAGTGAAATAATTGAAAAAAGTAAATACGTGGAAAAAAAAGTAGAGTCAGGCGATATAAAATTAGTTTCTGCTTTTTATGAAGTTGAAACTGGAAAAGTTATTTTTGAAAGATAAAGTAGAATATGGATTTTTGTATATAAAATTCATATTCTACCTAACATTCATTTGAAAATTTATGGTAAGGAAAGAATTTGTAAGAGTCTTGTATTTTTTTCTACAGATCTTCCACCTGTATTTACCGGACCTAAATCAATAAAGGCTGCTTCTTTAATATCGCAGGTAATAATGGATGCAACACCACTTAGTGGTAGTCCTAACGTGCGGATATTTTGTATACATTCATTAACAGTATCTTTTTGGTAGTTTAGTTTTGGATTAATTTTTATTACAATGGGAACTAATAAATCAACTACGGCAGCCGGCTGGGCATAGTGTGCAGATTTGAATTGTAGAGAGTCTTTTGCATTTGTAGAAAAATAAATTGTATCGATTGCCTTTGCCTCTGCTTGTAATCGCCCGATCACTTCACTTCCTTTTAAAGTATTTTTTTTATCAGATGGGAGATGCATACATGATGTGAAAATAAGGATGAAAATTGTGATGAATGAACTTAATTGAAAATTTTGCATAATTTGAATACCTCTTATTCTTTATTGACACTGTTTTATATTGTATGGTCTATTTTGAAAATAAAAAAAACATTCTTCGGTTTCAATTAATTCCGAACAGTTTGTTTTAGTGTTAAAAGTCGCGTTTGTTACTGAATTTAGACATTCTAGGCAACATTCGGATTTATAATTCACATTTAATGTAAATTCTTGTAAAAGATTTTTTAGGGAAATAAAATTTTTAGGAAATAAATTCGCATAGGTGAATGCGTGAATTGTAAACGTATTTACACCGTCAGTTGCATAGACCAGATAACCCAAAATTTTCTTTTTATTTTGATAACCCATTGTTCTCGCCCAATATCCTTCCAAATTATAGATAGGAAACTCAGCGACTTGGTCTAAATCTAAATAATTTTCTGCCCACAGTTTTTGGTGTTTTAGAGTTTGTAAAAAGCTGTTTCTTAGGTTTCTGTCACTTTTTTTTTCTGCGTAAATTTCGAGGAAAAGATTTTCCTCTCTACTATTTGCAATTACTAAAGGTTTATTCTTATGTGATTCAAAATTTTTTTGGATTTCCCAATAACTTGGCAAACTTATTCGAAAATTGTGATTTTTAAAGGTATGGGTAGTTTGTTCTTTCGCAAATATCCAGAGTGCACTGCTAAGATAGAGAATAACTAAAATCCGTATCTTCATAGTTCAATTATAATGAATTATTCAAAAAATGATAGAATAATTTTTATTTTTTCTATTTTACTTTTTGACTCACAGAAATAGTAAATTTAGTTTGTACTGAGATTGAAATTTTACCCATATTTTTGTGGAAAATTCGCAAACGGAGCATTCAAATGACAAAAATTGCAATTAATGGTTTTGGAAGAATTGGAAGACTCGTACTTCGCGTAGGTTTGGAAGATCCAAATTTAGAGTTCGTAGCAATAAATGATCTCGTTACCCCGGATAATTTAGCATATCTTTTTAAATATGATTCTACTCACGGTAAGTTCAAAGGAACTGTTGAGCACGACGCAGAAAACATAATCATCAATGGGAAAAAAATCAGGTGTTTAGCAGAGAAAGAACCTGAGAAACTTCCGTGGAAAGCGATGGGAGTTGAGTATGTAATTGAGTCTACAGGTAGATTTACAGATAAAGAAGGTGCGGGTAAACATATAACAGCAGGAGCCAAAAAAGTAATTATTTCCGCTCCGGCAAAAGATAAAGATATTCCTACTTATGTATTGGGTGTAAATGCAGATAAATATAACCCAGCTACTGAGCATATTGTATCGAATGCTTCTTGTACAACAAATTGTTTAGCACCGATTGTAAAAGTTGTATTGGATAACTTTGGTTTTGCTGAGGGGCTAATGACAACTGTTCACGCAATGACTGCAACTCAGCCAACCGTTGACGGACCTTCTAAAAAAGACTTCCGTGGTGGAAGAGGGGCTGCACAAAACATCATTCCTTCTTCTACAGGTGCTGCAAAAGCAGTAGGACTTTGTATTCCTGAAGTTGCTGGAAAGTTAACAGGGATGTCTTTTCGTATTCCAACTCCAGACGTTTCTGTTGTTGACTTAACTGTAAAAACAGTAAAACCAACTTCTCTAAAAGAAATTAAACAAAAAATGAAAGAGGCTTCAGAAGGAAGTCTAAAAGGAATTTTGGGATACACCGAAGAAGCAGTTGTATCTTGTGATTTTACTAGTGATCCACTTTCTTCTATTTTTGATGCGGACGCAAGTATAGAACTGAATGCAAACTTTTTCAAATTAGTATCTTGGTATGATAACGAGATGGGATATTCCAATCGAGTTGTTGATTTAATCAGATATATGGTAAAAAAAGGATAAGATGAATCTACCCCGTATTGAAAATATTGACGTTAAAGGTAAAAGAGTATTTTTAAGAGTGGACTTCAATGTCCCTCTTGATAACGGAAAAGTCGGTGATGAAACACGTATCACCAAAACTCTTCCTACAATCGAACTTCTTTTAAATAGAGGAGCAAAACTAATTGTAGCAAGTCATTTGGGGAGACCAGATGGAAAGGTTAATCCTAAGTATTCGATGAAACCTGTGCAAGAAGCATTTGCGGCTATTCTAAAAAAGCCTGTGCAATTTTCTGAACAAATAATTGGTTCTGATGTAGAAAAACTTTCTCATAATCTGTCAGATGGCGAGGTATTACTTTTAGAAAATCTTCGTTTTCACAAGGAAGAAGAAGAAAATAACCCTGAGTTTGCGAAAAAACTTTCTCAGTTGGCTGATCTTTTTATCAACGATGCGTTTGGAGCGGCTCACAGAGCACATGCTTCTACAGAAGGGATTACTCATTATTTGCCTTCGTATGCTGGTACTCTCATGTATCGCGAAATTGAAATGCTAACAGGTTTAATTACGAAACCGGAAAAACCATTTGTGGCAATCATTGGTGGGGCAAAAGTTTCTAGTAAAATCAAAATTCTTAACAACTTGTTTAACAAAGTAGATACAATGTTAATTGGTGGTGGAATGGCCTATACATTCTTAAAGTCCAGAGCAGTTCCAATCGGCTCTTCTCTTGTAGAAAAAGAATTTGAGTCACAAGCATTCCAAATTATCGACAAAGCTGCATACGAAAATGTAGACTTTCAACTTCCCGTCGACCATGTGATTGCTGACTCCTTTAGCGAAAAAGGAAAAATTAAGACTGTTGATAAAATGGGAATCATAGATGGCTGGATGGGAATGGATATAGGTCCAAAGACAATCTCTGCATACGAAAAAATTATCAAATCTGCAGGAACCATTCTTTGGAACGGTCCTATGGGTGTATTTGAAATGGATAAGTTTGCAAATGGAACCATTCAAATTGCAAAAGCGATTGCTAAGTCCAACGCAAAGTCAGTAGTAGGCGGTGGGGATTCTCTAGCGGCTATCGCTAAAGCAGGAGTAGAGGACAAAATCACCCATATTTCGACTGGTGGGGGAGCTTCGTTAGAGTTTTTAGAAGGTAAAACCTTACCGGGTGTAGCCGCACTTTTGAAGAATAACAAAGATTAGTCTGAAAAGATTTGCCACAGAGGCACTGAGTCACAGAGGTAAGGATGAAAATGGTAGTTGGCATATTGGAATTAAGTCAGTTACTCACAGTAGAGAAAATATTAAAATAATCTCTGAGTCTCTGTGCCTCTGTGGCAAAAAAATGTAGATAAATATAAAGGAGTAGTTATGCGCAAGAAAATCATGTCTGGAAATTGGAAAATGAATTTGAACCTAACACAAGCTACTGAGCTTGCGGAAGGAATCAAAAAAGGTTTAGAATCTAAGAAGACTTCTTTAGAACTATTAGTATTTCCTTCTGCTATTCATTTACAAAAGGTAGCAGAAACTCTAAAAGGAACTTCTGTATTGGTCGGAGCTCAAAACATTTATCCCTCTGGGCTAGCGGCATACACAGGAGAAACCTCTACAGACCAACTAAAGGACTTGGGAATTTTTCACGCACTTGTTGGACATTCTGAAAGAAGACAATTTCTTGGTGAGACTGACGCATTTTTAAATCAAAAAATACATTTCCTTTTAAAAGCTGGCTTTATTCCGGTATTTTGTATTGGGGAAACCTTACAAGAGCGTGAGGCTAACAATACGTTTGACGTAGTAAAACGTCAGGTGACAGAAGGTTTAAAAGATGTAAATGCAGAAGATGCAAAAAAAATTATTCTTGCTTATGAGCCAGTTTGGGCAATTGGAACTGGAAAAGTGGCAACACCAGAACAAGCAGAAGAAGTTCATGCATTTATTCGAAAAGAGCTTACTTCGCTTTATAACTCAGATGTAAGCGAATCGATTTCTATTTTATACGGCGGTTCAGTGAAACCGGACAATGTAAAATCACTGATGGAAAAACCAAACATTGACGGCGGTCTTGTGGGTGGTGCTAGTCAGAAATGGGATTCTTACTTAGCTTTGCTTTAAGTTCATTCGACTTGACTTGCAATGATTCTCTAAGAAATTGGTAACACTATGGGATTTTTAATCGGAACAGTTTTAGTATTTTTTGTAATTGCTTGTTCACTTCTTATACTTTTAGTATTAGTGCAAGCGGGTAAAGGTGGCGGACTTGGTGGAATGATGGGTGGTGCAAGCCAGACAGCATTTGGTTCCTCCAGTGCGGACGTTCTCACGAAAGCAACGAGAGTTATGGCCATTTCTTTTATAGTTTTATCGCTTATGCTTTCCTTCTTATTTGCAAAGAAAGAAGAAGTTATAGAGCCAATAGCTCCTCAATCGGAAATTATTCCAGCTGTTGATGAGTCAAAAACAGTTGATCCTTCTGCTAAATCGGCAGAAACAGCACCTGCAAAATCAGTAGTCCCTTCAAATCCAGAACCAACAAAATAATAACTCCATTTTAGATAGCTGTCTGGAAAGATAAATATCTATAATGGGATTGTGTAAAAACTTAGCCACGGAGAAATGCGGTTTCGTGGCATTAAGCTCAAGAGCAATAACGTCATTCGCTTTGGGTCATGAACTATTTTTACATAGTCTAAGTGAGTTAATTTCCCTTTCAAAGGGTGTTATCTTTTGGCAATTGGTTGTACCGACTCAGTTTTTGGTAAAGTCCTCTGCAAAGATTTAATAGAATAGTTTATTAAACAGATACAAATTTCTTCCGTTGTTTTAAAGTATAGTTTTTAAGTTTTTGACTAACCTTGTTTGAATAGTATCATCTAGCGCATGCCCAGACTCCGTTTTGATTTCGAATAAATCGTCTACTTCTGTGCCTCTAGTATTTGCTTGGACTGATAGAATATCTATACACTCTAAATAAAGCATTCTCGCAATATTGCAGAGTAAACCTGGTCGATCCTTCGTTTGAATTCGTAGTTTGGTTAAATCATTATTATCCACAGTTTCAAAAGAAATTTTTGCAGTCGTGTCTGAGTTGCCGGTGTTTGCCTTTTTACCTTTTTTAATCATATACGATGCGATTGAAATTTCATCTCGGAATAATTGTTGCATTTCCGTTTTTAATTTTTCTAATTCGTTTGCGTCTAATTCTATATTGCCGGAATTTTGAATTAAAAATTCGTCTTCAATTTTTCCATTTTCCAAACTTCGAATATTTGCACCGAGAATATTCCAATTATTGGCAAAAAGTACAGAAGTTACTCGATACACTATTCCAATTTCATCTGTAGCAAATAATAATTGAAGTCTGTAATTGGATCCTTCTCTTTTATATTCTAATCGTAAAAATTCTTGTTTTTCCATAATGTTTGTCATCATAATTGGGGTTTAAGCTTTTCAGATGATATATTCTTGTCAAGTCAAATAAAAGGTATGATTCTATTGGAATATATTTTGAAAGTTATATATCCTTTCGTTTCGAAAAGAAAATCGTTTCGCTTTTTTTGCCAATTGGGAATACCGAACTTTTATTTAATTTGAAAATTACTTTTGGCGTACCGTATATAAATTTATTTAGGAAACAATTCGACAGTTAGGTTAATACTAATTCAAGATGTGGATAATACAAGTAATGCGTTGAATCATTCGTTAATTTTTTCGTTTAATTCGTGGATGGCATTATTGAGTGATTCGGTGGTATTCGATTCATCAACAGAAAATTCATATTTCCATAAAATTTGTCCAGACTCCACTTCAAGGTTTTTGACCGAAAATTCTAGTTTTTTATCTGATTGGTTGAGTTCGAGAATTTCTGTTAGAATTAAATTATTTGCATTGAGTAATTTTCCGATTTCAATTTGATCGGTTCGGGAGAGACTGTTTTGGGCTAATTTAAATTCATTGAAAATTTCGTTTAATTTAACCCTTTCAAGAACAATATATTTTTTATTTACTAAAACTGTTTCAATTTTGTCTCTGATTACGTCTGCGATTTGTTTATCTTTTGTGTGGTGAAATAGGACAGGAAGAAGTGCATATCTTTCTTTTTTATTATGCGTTTCTGATTTCGAATTGTATTGAATATTTAACCTCTGACTCAAAAGGTCCAAGTAAAAATCATTTTCGAATTTTGAAGTAATACTTTCTTGTGGAAAGTTATGACTGTGAAACATTGTCAAATCCCATTCGTCTCCCCATAAAAATAAAGACGCTAAAATACTTAACCAAGAAGTATAATATTTATGTTCGGTTTGGTAGCGGTAAACTTTTATTACCTCATTTTTCGAACGATTAAGTATTTGAAATTCCGTTGTTCCTTCGGAAATTTCGGCTACAGGAAAAAATCCTAATGTAAGAAGAAAAAAAATCGGTGCAATAGGGAAGGGCATATCTTCCTTGATCTTGGTTGAATATTTTAATAGATAATCTGATTTTTTATCTATTTGAATGCAACATCCTTTTTCAAACAAATGTAGAAGGGAATCTGAATTGTAACTATGGAGGAGATTATCAAAATTAGCCGATATTTTCGTTTCTGGTAATTCTCTTTCCAAAACAAATTTTTTTCTTTCGATTTGTTTTGGATTATCTATTCTTGTTACTGCTTTCCCATTTATTTTAAAATTGTGAAGAGTACAATGAAATAAAAAAATACAATGTAATAAAAGCAATATAGTAGAATATTTCATTGTGAGTTACTTAGGTTCCTATTAAATTGAATATTCACTGTATGAACTAAAAAGCTAACTCTCTAATTTTTTCTATTTCTTCCACTTCTTTGGGAATAGAGGCAGTGAGGTTAATAGGACTTTTCCCGTTTACTAAAATATCATCCTCTATTCGAATTCCAATCCCTCGAAAATGTTTAGGAATAGTTGAATCATTCGGATCAAAATAAAGTCCCGGTTCCACGGTAGTAACCATCCCATTTACAAGTTTACGGCTCTCTCCGCTTTGAAAGTATTTTCCGACATCGTGTACATCCATACCTAACCAATGCCCTGTTTTATGCATGTAGAATTTTCTATATTCTCCTTTTTCCATTACTTTATCAATGGAACCTTTGATAAGTTTTAGAT
Coding sequences within it:
- a CDS encoding phosphoglycerate kinase translates to MNLPRIENIDVKGKRVFLRVDFNVPLDNGKVGDETRITKTLPTIELLLNRGAKLIVASHLGRPDGKVNPKYSMKPVQEAFAAILKKPVQFSEQIIGSDVEKLSHNLSDGEVLLLENLRFHKEEEENNPEFAKKLSQLADLFINDAFGAAHRAHASTEGITHYLPSYAGTLMYREIEMLTGLITKPEKPFVAIIGGAKVSSKIKILNNLFNKVDTMLIGGGMAYTFLKSRAVPIGSSLVEKEFESQAFQIIDKAAYENVDFQLPVDHVIADSFSEKGKIKTVDKMGIIDGWMGMDIGPKTISAYEKIIKSAGTILWNGPMGVFEMDKFANGTIQIAKAIAKSNAKSVVGGGDSLAAIAKAGVEDKITHISTGGGASLEFLEGKTLPGVAALLKNNKD
- a CDS encoding triose-phosphate isomerase, which translates into the protein MRKKIMSGNWKMNLNLTQATELAEGIKKGLESKKTSLELLVFPSAIHLQKVAETLKGTSVLVGAQNIYPSGLAAYTGETSTDQLKDLGIFHALVGHSERRQFLGETDAFLNQKIHFLLKAGFIPVFCIGETLQEREANNTFDVVKRQVTEGLKDVNAEDAKKIILAYEPVWAIGTGKVATPEQAEEVHAFIRKELTSLYNSDVSESISILYGGSVKPDNVKSLMEKPNIDGGLVGGASQKWDSYLALL
- the gap gene encoding type I glyceraldehyde-3-phosphate dehydrogenase, translating into MTKIAINGFGRIGRLVLRVGLEDPNLEFVAINDLVTPDNLAYLFKYDSTHGKFKGTVEHDAENIIINGKKIRCLAEKEPEKLPWKAMGVEYVIESTGRFTDKEGAGKHITAGAKKVIISAPAKDKDIPTYVLGVNADKYNPATEHIVSNASCTTNCLAPIVKVVLDNFGFAEGLMTTVHAMTATQPTVDGPSKKDFRGGRGAAQNIIPSSTGAAKAVGLCIPEVAGKLTGMSFRIPTPDVSVVDLTVKTVKPTSLKEIKQKMKEASEGSLKGILGYTEEAVVSCDFTSDPLSSIFDADASIELNANFFKLVSWYDNEMGYSNRVVDLIRYMVKKG
- a CDS encoding TIGR04452 family lipoprotein, with the protein product MQNFQLSSFITIFILIFTSCMHLPSDKKNTLKGSEVIGRLQAEAKAIDTIYFSTNAKDSLQFKSAHYAQPAAVVDLLVPIVIKINPKLNYQKDTVNECIQNIRTLGLPLSGVASIITCDIKEAAFIDLGPVNTGGRSVEKNTRLLQILSLP
- the secG gene encoding preprotein translocase subunit SecG, which produces MGFLIGTVLVFFVIACSLLILLVLVQAGKGGGLGGMMGGASQTAFGSSSADVLTKATRVMAISFIVLSLMLSFLFAKKEEVIEPIAPQSEIIPAVDESKTVDPSAKSAETAPAKSVVPSNPEPTK
- a CDS encoding carbonic anhydrase, giving the protein MFHKIKYDFPASIVVFLVALPLCLGVALASGAPLLSGLISGIVGGIIVGLLSGSHTSVSGPAAGLTAVVLSSINELGSFEVFLASVVLAGIFQVIFGVFRGGFISAYIPSNVIKGLLAAIGIILILKQIPHAVGFDIDAEDDFSFLQPDGENTFSELLKVVYYVLPGALIISSISLVILYVWDRTPLKKFRYFPSSLFVVLLGVGLNQFFIQFIPELIIEQTHLVNIPKINVRELESILKYPDFSQITNYKVWTVAYTVAIIASLETLLNLEAVDNIDPQKRHSPPNRELVAQGIGNIFSGIMGGIPVTSVIVRSSINIQSGNRSKVSSILHGFFLLVSVLSISRILNLIPLSSLAAILIFTGYKLAKISLFKEMYLKGKNQFFPFVATIIAIVFTDLLIGILIGLAISIAFILRNNYRNPFTVEKKQLHVGETLRLELSNQATFLNKATIKDTLWHVPAGSRVIIDASYCDYVDHDILELIQDFQNTVGPEKNIQVNVIGIRDKYQLTDNIQFVNVLDKKGQEKLTPDDVLEILKHGNLRFVEGQKTEKYYKHQVNATSDGQYPMAVVLSCIDSRTSPEIILDAGLGDLVSIRIAGNIINDEILGSIEIACEKLGTKLIVVMGHSKCGAIKLAANSVRTGKISAITDKIELAISQCDHQLNQSSEQRIDTISWLNVHNSVSEIIEKSKYVEKKVESGDIKLVSAFYEVETGKVIFER
- a CDS encoding beta-glucosidase, with the protein product MQKIIFPKDFIWGTATAAYQIEGGYNQDGKGLSVWDDFTHKKGKIKNGDNGDITCDHYNRYKEDVSLMKTLGYGAYRFSIAWTRILPDGKGSINQKGLDFYDRLVDELLKKKINPHITLFHWDLPLALEKEGGWYNRKTSEYFGDYTEIVVKKLGDRVKNWITLNEPWVVFVCGYLLKVFPPGVFRPFSAFKVAHNLLLAHGIGLARIKSLYPKSSVGITNALTPVHNYRLTEEPKSTLRADAIINRLWLDPIYKGKYPDIISSFVESQNKGNIFPEDMKLISGKTDFLGVNNYSRTIVKFFPFPIYNFRPVNPSYKGVEFTSMGWEIYPQGLLELMRMIRTDYGNPPVHITENGVSFYESPAANGIVEDNDRISFLQDYLSYLHKAILEGSDIRGYFVWSFMDNFEWAEGFAKTFGLVHIDRNSLNRTPKLSAKWYSKVVKENGFVYGS